One Maribacter sp. HTCC2170 genomic window, TTCCAAAAAGATGTTTTCCTGCGAGTGCCATAACGTCTAATTAAAAATTCCGCTTAATTCATATATATAATCATACAATGGGCTGTAAAGACCTAGCACCAGTATCCCAATCACTGTAATCAAGAGACCAAGACGCATGTAAATCTTGTTTTTAAAGAATGGTATGGGATTATCACTTTTTCTTAAGAACATAGCCCTTACAACGATGAGGTAATAATAAAGTGATATGGTTACATTGACAACAGCTAGAAATACTAATAAATAATATCCTTCGCTGGCCGCAGCAGTAAATAGAAAGAACTTTCCAAAGAAACCAGCAACCGGAGGTATTCCGGCCAATGAGAACAAAGCCAACATCATTATCAAACTTAGATTGGGATTAGTACGGTACAACCCTTCATAATCATCAATATTTTCTTTTCCTGTCTCCAAAGAAATTGCTTGAACTACACCAAAAGCTGCTAAATTCGAGAATACGTAAATCAACACAAAATATACTATCGTTGTCGTTCCTAATTGGTTTCCTGCGATTAAGCCCAGTAAAATGAAACCAGCCTGAGCAATCGATGAGAAAGCCAAAAAGCGCTTCATGTTTTGTTGTCTTAATGCGAATAAATTACCAATGAACATGGTTAGTACCGCCACCACATAAATTATGTTTTCCCAAACATGCATCAACGGTTTTAAAACAGTAAACAATAATATCATTAGGATGAAGACAGCTGCTCCTTTAGAAATTACTGACAAATAAGACGCTACACTAATAGGGGCACCTTCATAAACATCAGCCGTCCAGAAATGGAATGGGACCAAAGAGATTTTAAAACCCAATCCCGCAAAAAACAGTATCATCCCAAGAATGGTCAAATCAGTGGACGAAATCACTTGAATGATCTCATCAAAATAGATTGACCCCGAAGTTGCATAAAGCATGGAAATTCCAAATAAAGAAACTCCAGAGGCTAAGGCAGATGAAAGAATTAATTTGATGCCGGCCTCACTTGATTTTCTGTTCGCTGTTTCATAGGCGGACAAAGCTGCCACAGGAAGTGTTGATAATTCCAGTCCCAAATAGAACATTAAGAAATCTCCCGAGGATATCATAAAGTACATTCCCAATAAGGAAGAAAAAAGTAAGATGAAAAATTCGGTTCCTTTGTTTTGGACAACTATTTTTTCCTGAAGCCAATCAGCAGATTGGAGCAAGAGAATCAAGACACCGACATTGAGAACATTCTTGAAAAAGTGAATTAAACCATTGGTTCTGAACATTCCACCAAAAAGTGTTGTTTCGCCTGTAGGTAAAAATCCAATTAACGTGTGGACCCCAAACAAAAGAATGGCCAAATGAACAATACTATGTTTCTTTTTTTGAGGTATAAATATTTCAGCAACTACCAGCAACAATGTTATTGCCAAAAGAACTATTTCGTGACGCATCGATAAAAAGTTGCTAAAATCCATTCTTCTTAATTTATAATACTCCTTGTATAAAAGGTTGTAAACTATCCAAAATCATATCACTTAACCAAAGTGGTGCAACACCCATCCCCACTATAGGAATCAACAATAACATTATTCCTAATTTCTCATACCATGTGACCCTTTCCAAAGTCAAGTACTTCTCATTTGTAACAGGACCCATGAGCATGATGCCTACAACGCGTAAAATATAGACAGCAGTTACCACTATTGCTGAGACTGTAATTATTGTTGCAATCCTTGTGAACATATCGTCATGTTGAAACGCTCCCACAAAAATGTTCATTTCTGCAACGAACCCACTGAATCCTGGAAGCCCCAAGGATGCAAGACCGGCTATAACATAAATGACCGAAATAAATGGGATTACTTTGAGCAATCCACCGAGTTTGGTAACATCCCTAGTATGTGTCCTGCCATAGATCATCCCAATTAAAGCAAAGAAAAGAGCAGTCATGAAGCCGTGTGAGAGTGACTGTAAAATAGCACCGTTCCAAGCGGTTTTGTTCAACATCAATAAGGCAAACAATACCATTCCCAAATGACTCACTGAGGAATAAGCATTAATGTATTTTAAATCTGTTTGTTTGATGGCCGAGAATGCCCCGTAGATTACACCAATTGTCGCCAATATAATAAAGAACCAAGACCAGTGATGTGCACCTTCAGGTAATAAATACATCGCTACACGGAATACCCCATAACCCCCTAATTTCATCAATACCCCAGCATGAAGCATAGAAACAGCAGTTGGTGCTGAAGCATGACCATCGGGAGACCAAGTATGGAAAGGGAACAAAGCCCCAATAACCGCAAACCCTATGAATGCCAAGGGAAAGAATAATTTTTGAGCTTCAAGAGGGATATTGACTTTGGCGATTTCCAAGATATTAAAAGTTAAAGCCCCACCATCAGCATTAGAGTTGAAATAAATCCCTAAAATGGCAACCAGAAGAACGGCTGAAGCACCCATCAACATCAAGGTTAATTTCATCGCCGAATATTCTTTGGGACCAGTTCCCCAAATGCCAATCAATAAATACATGGGAATCACAGCAATTTCAAAAAACACGAACATGGTGAACAGATCAAGGGAAATAAAGAAACCGTAAACACCTATTGAAAGGACTATTAAAGAAACAAAAAACTCTTTCGGAAGATCATTCATTTTCCAAGAAATGAATACCCCAGCCAAAACAACAATCGCAGTCAATAATAAGAGGGCCACTGAAATACCATCTACACCTATATTGTAATGAATGTTAAAATCCTTGAACCAGACCACATCTTTGGTGAATACCATGATGTCATTATTCACGGCCTTTTCTTTGAAATAGACAAATACTAAATTGATGGCCATACCTAACTGTACAAGACTCCCAATCATCGAAACAATACGTGCTTGTTTCAAACCTTTGGTAAAGACCAAGGCGATGATGGTCAATATTGGTACAGTTATAAAGAGTGTTAGAATATCCATTTCAAATTTTTAATTCGTCCAGAAATAAATAAATACTAAGGCTATGACCACTATTCCTGCAATAAATGCGTATGCATAGTCTTGCACCTTTCCAGATTGCAGTCCTTTTATTTTCTCTGAGGTCAGTACCGTTTTGTTTCCAATCCCCACCATTGTACCATCAACATATTTCTTATCAAATTTGGCAATCGGAGCTGAAACTCGGTTGAACAATATTTTTTTGGTCACAAAAAGATAAATCTCATCGAAATAGAACTTATCACTGGTCCATTGATACAAGGGCCCAAAGAAATTCGCCATCTTATCTGCCAGATTGTTTTCCTTTTTATAGAATACCCAGGCTAGTACAATACCAATCAGTCCAACTCCCACTGCGATAGCTGCCAAAGGATAATTCAAGTGAGCCTCAAAACCTACTTTATCTGCGGAAACAAATTCACTGAAAGGGATAAACCCTCCAACTATACTCAATAATGCGAGAAACATTAAGGGAAATGTCATAGATATTGGCGATTCATGTGGTTTATGCTCATATTTTGTGTCTTTTCCCCAGAAAATGCCAAAGTAAATCCTGAACATATAAAAGGCGGTAAGACCAGCTACCAAGATTCCGACAGTGTAAATCAATTTATTATGTTCAAAAGCTGCGACCAATATTTCGTCTTTACTAAAGAATCCTGAAAAAGGAGGAACACCAGCTATAGCCAAAGCTGCTATCAAAAATGTAATGTTGGTAATAGGCATGTATTTTCGTAAACCACCCATGTCTTTTAGATAATTACTGTGCACAGCATGAATTACTGAACCTGCACATAGGAATAATAACGCCTTGAACATGGCGTGGGTAAATAAATGGAACATTGAGGCCATATACCCAAGCCCTTCATGACCTTCATAACCTGAAACGCCCAATGCCAACATCATATAACCTAACTGTGACATGGTTGAAAATGCTAGTACACGTTTAATATCAGTCTGGGTGATGGCAATTATGGCAGCGAACAGGGATGAAAAGGCACCGACATAAGCGACAATATTTAGGGCAAACCCATCTTCAACAAAATAGAACATAGGGAATAATCTGGCTACTAAAAATACACCTGCAACTACCATGGTCGCGGCGTGGATTAATGCTGAAACGGGAGTAGGACCCTCCATCGCATCAGGCAACCAAATGTGTAATGGGAACATTGCAGATTTACCCGCACCTCCTATGAATATGAGTATCAAGGCCCATGTTAGAACTGACAATCCCATAAATGAAGTTGATGCCCAATTAAGAATGGCATTTCCTTCCGGATTGTTCAAGGTTTCAAAATCATAGGTTCCGGTGTAATAACCCATTATCAATATACCTACTAGGAATCCTAAATCTGCAAAACGAGTTACAATGAAAGCTTTTTTGGCTGCAGAAACCGCAGATGGTTTTGTATAATAGTACCCAATCAATAAGTAGGAGGAAACCCCCACCAATTCCCAGAAAATATAGATTTGAAAGAGGTTGGTTGCCAATACCAATCCGTACATTGAAAAAGAGAACAGACCCAGAAAGGCAAAAAATTTGGTATACCCATCATCACCTTTCATATAACCTCTGCTATATATATGAACCATTAAAGAAACTATGGAAACCACAATAAGCATCATCACAGATATTGGGTCTATTTGTATTCCCATATCAATGGCCAGGGTGTCGGTGAAATTCATCCAAACCGTTTTTTCCACAAAAGTTTGATAAGCGCCATCGGTTTTACCATTAACAAAGAAGTACTGGTAGGCTGTATTGATTGACAATAATGTAGATATCAAAAGTCCTGCAACACCAATATATCCTGAAATACTAGGTTTGATTTTTTTATTGAATATTCCCAAAAGCAGGAATACTGCAAAAGGAATCAAGGGAATCAATATAATAGTACTAAAGTTCATTTCTTCAGAATTTAGTGTTTCATGGTTTCAATATCTTTTACTTCAACTGAACTAATCTGTCTATATAGCCCTATTATGATTGAGACAGCCAAAGCCGTTTCTGCAGCTGCAACTGCAATGATGAATAATGAAAATAGTGCTCCCTGAAGCATATCTGGATATAAATATTTATTGATGATTACAAAGTTCACAATAGAGGCATTCAAAATCAGCTCCACCGAAATCAAGATTGAAATCAAGTTTTTTCGTGTTATAAAACCATATATACCAATAAAAAACAGAATCGAGGTTACTGTTAGGATCTCATAAATGCTAATTCCTGGAATCATACCGTTTCGTTATTTTTATCAGTTAATTTTTTCCCTTTTGCAATAATGATTGCCCCAATCATGGCTGCTAAAAGTAAAACACTGATTACTTCGAACGGCAAAATAAATCCGCCTTCCCCATAACTTAATAATTTGGCTCCTATGTCTGCAGTTGTTGTGGTCAAGGCGTTTTCGACTACATTGAATTCGTGACCGTAAATAGTGGTCAAGAACACTCCCAGACCTAATAAACAAGCTACTGCAGTAAGAATCTGTTTTGAAGTTTTTGCAATTTCCAATTCCATCTCAATGTGATGAACAAGCAAAACAGAGAATATGATCAGTACAATAATACCACCCGCGTATACCGTAAGTTGAATCGCTGCCAAAAAATTATAGTCAATCAAGAAATAAATCCCAGCGATTCCGCAGAGTACAAACAACAAATAAATGACCGACCGTAACATTTTCCGGCTGGTGACCGAAGCAATTGCGAAGACAATCATTATAATTGCTAAAACGTAAAAAATTATTCTTTCCATTTTCTTAATCTTCTACTCCTGGTAATAATTTAGAGCCTGGTTTATTCAATACTCGTGTAAGAGCCGTTCTGTCATAGACCGAATTTTCAAAATTTTGCCCCCATTTTATGGCATCCGTTGGACAAACGTCAATACAGAGCCCACACATGGTACACATACTTAAATGGTATACAAACTGATCTATTTTCTTTTTCTTTTTGCCGGTTTCTTCATCAATTCCTCTGTCCCAGATAATTTCAATGGTACCATTTGGGCAAGCAATCTCACATTTTTGGCAACCCGTACATCGGTGCCTGTTCTCTTCATCATGCGGCATAATTACTTCACCACGAAACCGGTCGAACATTTTCAACGTTTCCCGATTATCTGGATATTGTTGGGTTATGGCCCCTTTCCTGGAATGTAGAAAGTACTTTCCAGTAACACTCATACCGGTCAGGAGTGTTTTAATGCCTTTAAAAATGTCTGAAAAATAGCTCATAGCATTAAAATCGTATTATTAGGTTTTGCCAAACAATTAAGGCCATTATTACTAAATTCATCAGATTCAATGGAAGTAAGTATTTCCATTCCAAAGTCAATAACTGATCTACACGCAGTCTAGGGAATGTCCACCTAAACCACATCATCAAGAAAACCAAAAACATAGTCTTGGCCAAAAACCAGAACACCCCTAGAATTGGAATAGATTCCGTGATTCCAAATGGAGATAACCATGCTCCAAAAAATACTGTGGTCGCTATGGCCGCAATAATGAACATGTTAATGAATTCTGCCAAAAAGAAATAAGCGAATTTCATACCCGAGTATTCAGTGTGAAAACCGGCACCTAATTCAGATTCTGCTTCGGCCATATCAAAAGGAGCCCTGTTAGTTTCTGCGGTACCTGCAATCATATATATCATAAAGGCAATTATAGCAGGAATGTGCCCCTGAACAATCAACCATCCACTTTTCTGAACCTCAACA contains:
- the nuoK gene encoding NADH-quinone oxidoreductase subunit NuoK, translating into MIPGISIYEILTVTSILFFIGIYGFITRKNLISILISVELILNASIVNFVIINKYLYPDMLQGALFSLFIIAVAAAETALAVSIIIGLYRQISSVEVKDIETMKH
- a CDS encoding NuoM family protein; the encoded protein is MDILTLFITVPILTIIALVFTKGLKQARIVSMIGSLVQLGMAINLVFVYFKEKAVNNDIMVFTKDVVWFKDFNIHYNIGVDGISVALLLLTAIVVLAGVFISWKMNDLPKEFFVSLIVLSIGVYGFFISLDLFTMFVFFEIAVIPMYLLIGIWGTGPKEYSAMKLTLMLMGASAVLLVAILGIYFNSNADGGALTFNILEIAKVNIPLEAQKLFFPLAFIGFAVIGALFPFHTWSPDGHASAPTAVSMLHAGVLMKLGGYGVFRVAMYLLPEGAHHWSWFFIILATIGVIYGAFSAIKQTDLKYINAYSSVSHLGMVLFALLMLNKTAWNGAILQSLSHGFMTALFFALIGMIYGRTHTRDVTKLGGLLKVIPFISVIYVIAGLASLGLPGFSGFVAEMNIFVGAFQHDDMFTRIATIITVSAIVVTAVYILRVVGIMLMGPVTNEKYLTLERVTWYEKLGIMLLLIPIVGMGVAPLWLSDMILDSLQPFIQGVL
- a CDS encoding 4Fe-4S binding protein — translated: MSYFSDIFKGIKTLLTGMSVTGKYFLHSRKGAITQQYPDNRETLKMFDRFRGEVIMPHDEENRHRCTGCQKCEIACPNGTIEIIWDRGIDEETGKKKKKIDQFVYHLSMCTMCGLCIDVCPTDAIKWGQNFENSVYDRTALTRVLNKPGSKLLPGVED
- a CDS encoding NADH-quinone oxidoreductase subunit J, with product MERIIFYVLAIIMIVFAIASVTSRKMLRSVIYLLFVLCGIAGIYFLIDYNFLAAIQLTVYAGGIIVLIIFSVLLVHHIEMELEIAKTSKQILTAVACLLGLGVFLTTIYGHEFNVVENALTTTTADIGAKLLSYGEGGFILPFEVISVLLLAAMIGAIIIAKGKKLTDKNNETV
- a CDS encoding NADH-quinone oxidoreductase subunit N yields the protein MDFSNFLSMRHEIVLLAITLLLVVAEIFIPQKKKHSIVHLAILLFGVHTLIGFLPTGETTLFGGMFRTNGLIHFFKNVLNVGVLILLLQSADWLQEKIVVQNKGTEFFILLFSSLLGMYFMISSGDFLMFYLGLELSTLPVAALSAYETANRKSSEAGIKLILSSALASGVSLFGISMLYATSGSIYFDEIIQVISSTDLTILGMILFFAGLGFKISLVPFHFWTADVYEGAPISVASYLSVISKGAAVFILMILLFTVLKPLMHVWENIIYVVAVLTMFIGNLFALRQQNMKRFLAFSSIAQAGFILLGLIAGNQLGTTTIVYFVLIYVFSNLAAFGVVQAISLETGKENIDDYEGLYRTNPNLSLIMMLALFSLAGIPPVAGFFGKFFLFTAAASEGYYLLVFLAVVNVTISLYYYLIVVRAMFLRKSDNPIPFFKNKIYMRLGLLITVIGILVLGLYSPLYDYIYELSGIFN
- the nuoL gene encoding NADH-quinone oxidoreductase subunit L, encoding MNFSTIILIPLIPFAVFLLLGIFNKKIKPSISGYIGVAGLLISTLLSINTAYQYFFVNGKTDGAYQTFVEKTVWMNFTDTLAIDMGIQIDPISVMMLIVVSIVSLMVHIYSRGYMKGDDGYTKFFAFLGLFSFSMYGLVLATNLFQIYIFWELVGVSSYLLIGYYYTKPSAVSAAKKAFIVTRFADLGFLVGILIMGYYTGTYDFETLNNPEGNAILNWASTSFMGLSVLTWALILIFIGGAGKSAMFPLHIWLPDAMEGPTPVSALIHAATMVVAGVFLVARLFPMFYFVEDGFALNIVAYVGAFSSLFAAIIAITQTDIKRVLAFSTMSQLGYMMLALGVSGYEGHEGLGYMASMFHLFTHAMFKALLFLCAGSVIHAVHSNYLKDMGGLRKYMPITNITFLIAALAIAGVPPFSGFFSKDEILVAAFEHNKLIYTVGILVAGLTAFYMFRIYFGIFWGKDTKYEHKPHESPISMTFPLMFLALLSIVGGFIPFSEFVSADKVGFEAHLNYPLAAIAVGVGLIGIVLAWVFYKKENNLADKMANFFGPLYQWTSDKFYFDEIYLFVTKKILFNRVSAPIAKFDKKYVDGTMVGIGNKTVLTSEKIKGLQSGKVQDYAYAFIAGIVVIALVFIYFWTN